In the Nocardioides marmotae genome, GCCCGAGGGCACCGAGGAGCGGCTGGCGGCGTACGTCGCCGAGACCTCGCACGCGCGGTTCACCGGCATGGCCGGGCTGCGGTTCAAGACCTGGCGGGTGCGCCCGGGGGAGTGGTTCGAGGGGCTCTACCTCTTCGCCACCGACGAGGCGCGGGCGGCGTTCCAGGAGGAGTTCACCGCCGAGGCGGCCGACGTCCCGGGCTCCCGGATCGTCGGGGAGCCGCCGGTGCTCATCGAGGCGTGGGACGTCGTGGCGGTCGCCGAGGGCTGGGAAGGGTTCCAGGCGACGCCTCGCGGGTGACCTCCTGCAGCGCGGCGCTCGCGCCGGCCAGGTAGCGCTCGATCACCGCCTTCTCCTCCTCGTCGAACTCCTCGTCCAGCGCCCGCAGCGCGGTGAGCATCGGCGCGAGGTGGGCGAGGACCTCCTGCCGGCCGGCGTCGGTCAGGTGCAGCTCGGTGCGCCGGCGGTCCACGTCGTGCGCGCGGCGCACGACGTGACCGTGCGCCTCGAGCCGGTCGGCGATGCCCGTGGCCGCCGCGGTGGAGACGCCCAGCAGGCGGGAGAGCTCCGCCGGGCCGATCGGACGGCGGCCCAGGTGCTGCAGCGCGACCATCTCGTGCTCGCCCAACCCGGCGGCCCGGGCGATGGTGTGCCTCATCCGCACCGCCGACTCGACGAGGTCGCGGAGCGGCACCAGGAGGGAGCGGGGTTCCGGCACTTGTCTCACCTGCTTAGCATCTTGTTATCTGAACCAATCGTACGTCGCCGAGGAGCACGCCGTGTCCGACCACCGACCACACCCGGTCACGTCCCTGATCATCGCGCGGCGTACCGCCTGGCTCTTCGCGTTCCTGCCGCTCGTCGCGGCGGTGCTGGGGCTCGTTCTCCTCGGTGAGGGCGAGCGCGACCGCACCCCGCTCGACCAGCTGCCGCGCGACCTCGACTCCACGCTCGCGACCGAGCTCGAGCAGCGGCTGCCCGACGAGGGCTCGTCCACCGCGGTCGTCCTGTGGACCGCCGACGAGGGCACGATCGACCGGGGCGCGCTGGAGGAGCTGAACACGGTCGCGAAGGACCTCGGGGCGGTCGGCGCCGGCCCGCAGGGGCCGGTCTCGGTCGCCGAGGACGGCACCGCGGCGATCGCCGTGGTCCCCGTGGCCTCCGGGTCGGCCACCGACGTCTCCGACGAGGTCGCGGACCTCCGCTCCGAGCTCGACGACACGGTCCCCGACGGCCTCACCGCGCAGGCGACGGGGCCGGCGGCGGTCCAGGCCGACCTCTCGGCGGTCTTCGAGGGCGCCAACTTCCGCCTGCTGGCGGTCACCGCCTCCGTGGTGGCGCTGCTGCTCGTCATCACCTACCGCAGCCCGATCCTCTGGGTCATCCCGCTGCTCGTCGTCGGCATCGCCGACCGCTTCGCCGCCATCGCCGCCACCCAGGTCCTCGCCGCGTTCGACGTCGCCTGGGACGAGTCGACGGTCGGCATCCTCTCGGTCCTCGTGTTCGGTGCCGGCACGAACTACGCCCTGCTGCTGATCTCCCGCTACCGCGACGAGCTGCGCCACGTCGAGGACCGGTACGCCGCCATGACCACGGCCCTCGCGCGCACCGCCGAGGCGGTGCTCGCCAGCGCCACCACCGTCGTCCTGGGCCTGCTCACGCTGCTGCTCTCGGTCGTCCCGACGACCCGGGGGCTCGGCCTGGCCTGCGCCGTCGGCGTCGTGGTCGCGGCGTTCTTCGCGCTCGTCGTGCTGCCGGCGCTCCTCGTCCTCTTCGGCCGCTGGATCTTCTGGCCCAAGGTGCCGCGCACCGGCCAGGCCGCGCTGGTCGACATGGACTCCTTCTGGCACCGGGTCGGCGACCGCGTCGCCCGCCGGCCCGCGGTCTTCGCCACCGGCACCATCGCCCTCCTCGCGGCGCTCTCCATCGGCCTGTTCGGCGTCAGCACCGGCCTGGACCAGGACGAGCAGTTCCTCGACGAGCCCGAGGCCATCTCGGCGGCCAACCGGCTCGCGGAGTCCTTCCCCGCCGGCCTCACCGACCCGACCCGGGTGGTCACCACGGCCGACCCCCAGGAGGTCGCCCGCGCGGTCGAGGGCGCCGAGGGCGTCGCGCAGGTCCAGCCCGGCCCCGAGGGCGACGGCGTCGCCCAGCTCAACGTCGTCCTCGAGGGCGAGCCCGGCTCGGAGGAGGCCGAGAACGGCATCACCGCCATCCGCGACGCGGTCGACGGCCTCGACGACACCTACGTCGGCGGCACCGAGGCCTCCGCGATCGACGCCCGGGAGGGCGCGGCCCGCGACCGGATCGTCATCCTGCCGCTGATCCTCGGCCTCGTGCTGGCGGCGCTGCTGATCCTGCTCCGCTCGATCGTGGCCCCGCTGGTCCTCGTCGCCACGGTGCTCGGCACGTACGCCGCGTCCATGGGCGCCGCCTGGTGGCTCTTCACCGGTCCGCTCGGCTTCTCCGCGCTCGATGAGTCCGTGCCGCTGCTGGCGTTCTTGTTCCTCGTGGCACTCGGCGTGGACTACAACATCTTCCTCGTGACCCGGGCCCGGGAGGAGTCCGAGGGCCACGGCCCGCGCAAGGGCATGCTCCGCGCGCTGGCCGCCACCGGCGGCGTCATCACCAGCGCCGGCATCCTGCTCGCCGCGGTCTTCGCCGTCCTCGGCGTGCTCCCGCTCGTGGTCCTCGCGCAGGTCGGCACGGTCATCTGCATCGGCGTCCTGCTCGACACGCTGCTCGTGCGCACCGTGCTCGTCCCCGCCGCCGCGCTCATCCTCGGCGAGAAGTTCTGGTGGCCGCGGAAGGTGGGTGCCTGAGGGCTGGGCGGGACCGCTGCAGGGGTCACCGGTTCACCGGTGACCCCTGTACTTCTCAGGGGAGATCTGCCCCGATATGTGCAGGACTGCCCTGATCAGTGGTGCGCGTGGGGCCGGTGGTACGCCGGGGCGTGGCCGGCCGGGGCTGAGTCCTTCGAGCTGCCCGGCAGAGCCGCGGATCAGGACGGCGGAAGCCGACTGGGCCGGCTGGGGCCGGTCCTCAGTCGGACTCGGGGTTCCAGGTCTTCTTGGCGACGAGCAGCCCGTCGCCGACCGGCAGCAGCAGGCTGACCAGGTCGGGGTGCTCGGCGACGGCGCGACCGAGGTCGCGGATCGAGACGGTCTCCTCGTCGCGGCGAGCGGGGTCGGCGACCCGGTCGTGCCACAGGGCGTTGTCGAAGGCCACCACGCCGCCGGGGCGCAGCAGCCGCAGCGCCTCCTCGAGGTACGCGGCGTACTCGCGCTTGTCGCCGTCGCAGAAGACCAGGTCGTAGTGGCCGTCGGTGAGCCGGGGGAGGACGTCGAGCGCGGCGCCGGAGATCGTGCGGGCGCGCTGGCTGGCGATGCCGGCCTCGGTGAAGGACTGGCGGGCCAGCCGCTGGTGCTCGGTCTCGATGTCGACGGTGGTGAGCACGCCGTCGCCGCGCATGCCGCGCAGCAGCCACAGGCCCGAGACACCGGTGCCGGTGCCGATCTCGACGACCGCGCGGGCGTCGAGGACCGAGGCGAGGAAGCGCAGCGCCGCACCGGCGCCGGGGCCGACCGCGACCACCCCGACCTCCTGGGCGCGGGCGCGCGCGGCGGCGAGGACCTCGTCCTCGGCCACGAACTCCTCGGCATAGCTCCAGCTGGCAGCACTCACCGGCGTCGTCGTCACCCCGTGAACCTACCGCGCCCGGGCCGCTGCGCTCACCTGGGAACACCGGCGCGCCCCGGCTCGTTGGGCGAGGACGTGGGCAACCGGGCTCACAGGGTTCTCTCAGCGAACGCACCTACGGTGAGGAGGACGCAGTGCTCAGATGGAGGGGGACCGTCGTGGATGAGCAGGACGCAGCGTCCGGACCAGGGCAGACAGGCACTCCCGGAGTGCCCACCTGGGACGAGGTCGTCGAGCAGCACTCCGACCGCGTCTACCGGCTGGCCTACCGCCTCACCGGCAACCGCCACGACGCCGAGGACCTGACCCAGGAGGTCTTCGTCCGGGTCTTCCGCTCGCTGTCGGGCTACACCCCCGGCACGTTCGAGGGCTGGCTGCACCGGATCACCACGAACCTCTTCCTCGACCAGGCCCGCCGCAAGCAGCGCATCCGCTTCGACGCGCTCTCCGACGAGCGGGCCGACCGGCTGACCAGCCCCTCGCCCGCGCCGGAGGCGGCGTACGCCGACCAGCGCTTCGACGACGATGTCGAGCGCGCCCTGGCGACCCTGCCCCCCGACTTCCGCGCCGCCGTCGTGCTCTGCGACGTCGAGGGCCTCTCGTATGAGGAGATCGCCGAGATCCTCGGCGCGAAGCTCGGCACCGTGCGCTCGCGGATCCACCGCGGCCGGGCCATGCTGCGCAAGGCGCTCGCGCACCGGGCCCCGGCCGACGGCCGCCAGCGCTACTCCGGACCGGTCGGCCACGACTCGCTGGTCCCCGGGGGCGAGCGGTGATGGGCCACCTGGGGACCAAGGTCAGCGCCCTGCTCGACGGCCAGCTCGACCCCGCCGAGACCGAGCGGGCCTGGGCGCACGTCCACACCTGCCACGCCTGCCGCGACCTCGTCGAGCGCGAGGGCTGGGTCAAGACCCGCCTGCTGGGGCTCTCGATGGGCGACTGCGGCGGCGCGCCGGAGCGGCTCAAGGGTGCGCTGCGCTGCGGCCCGGACGGCCCGGTCGGCCTGCCCCCGGGCGACGTCTACCTCGTCCTGGCCGCCGAGCGTGAGCAGCACCGCGGACGTCGTACGGCGGGTCTCGTCGCGATCGGCGGCGGCGCCGTCGGCGCGGCGGTCCTCGGCGTCATCGCCCTCGGCGCCGCCCCGGCCGACGCGCCCCCGGCGGACCGACGCGCGCCGGTGACCCACATCGGCAGCCCGGCCCCGCCGCCGAGCACCGGGGTCCCGGCCCCGCGCCGGCCCTGACCCGGCCCGAAGCGGAGCTGGACAGGCATGGCGACACGCGTGGCGACAGTCGTGGGACAGGTGGGTCGGATGCCTACCGATCCGGGGCCGGCGGAGGCCCGAACCTCGGTGCCCCACCAGTCTCCCGGCATGATGTGGACGTGAACGACGAGCAGCCCGGCCCGGACGGAACCGAGGAGACCCAGCCCCTCGGACGCCCCCCGGTCCCCTCCCGCCCGGCACCCGAGCCCGCATCGGCTCCGGGTGACTCGTGGGTCCCGCCGACCGCCCAGCCGCGCCCCCTGCAGTGGGACGCGCCCGGCACGCGGCCCCAGCCCGCGCCGTACGGCCAGCCCTTCGGCCAGCAGGCCGGACCGGCCTACGGCCAGCCCTACCCCGCGTCGGGCGGCGGCTCCCACTCCACGACCCCGCGCGGACGCGTGCCGGTCTGGCTGTGGCCCGTGGTGACGGCACTGGCGCTCGTGGTCGGCGTCATGGGCGGCGTCTTCGGCGGCATCGTCTACGACGCGCTCGAGGAGGAGTCCGGCTCCTCGCTGGTCGGCTCCGGGCTCGGCGAGGACGCCGTCCGCACCGAGGCGCCCCTGGAGGCCGAGGAGGGCTCGGTCGCCGCCGTGGCGCAGGAGCTGCTGCCCAGCACGGTGCAGATCTCGGCCTCCTTCGAGGGCGAGGCCAACGGGGCGACCGGCTCCGGCTTCGTGCTCGACACCCGCGGGCACGTCGTCACCAACAACCACGTCGTCGCCGACGCCGCCCAGGAGGACGGCGCGATCGAGATCGTCGACCAGGACGGCAACCGGTACGACGCCGAGGTCGTCGGCCGCAGCCCCGTCTACGACCTCGCGGTCCTCTACGCCCGCGAGGTCGAGGGCATGAAGCCCGCGGCCCTCGGCGCGTCGACCGCGCTGCAGGTCGGCGAGGGCGTCGTCGCGATCGGCTCGCCGCTGGGCCTGAGCTCGACGGTCACCGCCGGCATCGTGAGCGCGCTGAAGCGACCCGTCACCACGGGCGACTCCGCCAACGACTCCTCCTACATCAACGCCGTCCAGACCGACGCCGCGATCAACCCGGGGAACTCCGGTGGCCCCCTGGTCAACCTGCGCGGCCAGGTCGTCGGCGTGAACTCCGCGATCGCGACCACCGGCGGCGGCATGCTCGGCGGCGGGGAGTCGGGCAACATCGGGGTGGGCTTCGCGATCCCGATCGAGCAGGTGCGGGTCACCGCCGACCAGATCCTGCGCACGGGCGAGGCCAGCTACCCGGTGATCGGCGCGCAGGTCCAGACCGGCCAGCGCGACGGCACCGGCGCCGAGATCGAGGAGGTCATCGAGGACACCCCCGCGGCCGAGGCGGGCCTGAAGGCCGGCGACGTCATCGTCGCGGTCGACGGCGAGCGGGTCACCGACGGCATCGCGCTGATCGTGGCGATCCGGACCCACCAGCCCGGCGAGACCATCGAGTTCTCGGTCGTCCGCGGTGGCGACGAGCGGACCGTCGAGGTCGAGCTGGGCGCCGAGACCGGCTGACCCCGGGCGCGCCGCTCAGGCGCTGCTCAGGCGCGCTGCTCAGGCGCCGCGGGGCTGGGCTCTCGCTCAGTCGCCGCGGGGCTCGGCGTCGGCCGCCTCGACGAAGGGGTGCTCGTCGACGAACGTCCGGGTCTCGTCGTACATCCGCTGGATGAAGTCCTCCAGCTGGCTGGTCTCGACCCGCCACTGACCGCGGCCGCCGATCTTGATGGCGGGCAGCTCACCGCGGCGCACCAGCGCGTACACCTGCGCGCTCGAGGTGTTGAGCACCTCGGCCACGTCGGCGAGCGTGAGGAAACGGGGCGGACCGGGCATGGGCCCATGGTGGCACCTGCCACCCCCGGCCCCCGCCTGTGCCCCACCGAGCTGTGGAGAACGGGGTGACGAGCCCGCCCTCCGTCTGCACACTGTCCCCGTGCCCACCGACGTCCCGACCCCGCCGGCGCCGCCCGGAGCGACCCGCGCGCGCCGGCCGGGCTGGCGCGACCCGCGGCTGTGGGTCGGGGTCCTCATCGTCGCCGCGTCGGTCGTGGCCGGCGCCCGGCTGCTGGACGCCGCGGACGACACGGTCGCGGTCTGGGCCGTCGCCGCCGACCTGGGCGCGGGGGACCGGGTCACCGCGGACGACCTGGTGGCCCAGCGCGTCCGGTTCGCCGACGGGGTGGCGGGCGAGCGCTACTTCCTCGCCGAGGAGCAGCTGCCCGCCGAGCTCGCGCTGGTGCGCGGCGTTGGGGCCGGGGAGCTCCTGCCCCGCGCGGCCGTGGGCACCGTCGAGGAGGCCGGCACCGTCTCGGTGCCGCTCGCCGTCGACCTGGTGCCGCCGACGGTGGGCGACGGGTCCGTCGTCGACGTCTACCTGACCGGCTCGGCCGGGACGCCCGACGGGCCGGTGCTCGACGACGTGGTCGTCGTGGAGGCGCCCGCCCTGGACGAGGGCTTCGGCGCGACCGGGAAACGGCAGCTCGTCGTCGCGGTGGACGAGGCCACGGCGGAGCAGTTCTTCGCCCGGCTGGCGCGGGTGGAGAACCCGCTCACGACCGTCACCCAGGTCTCGTGAACCCCGTCGTCGTCCTCGTGGTGGGCGCCGGGGCGGCGTGGGAGTCCGACGCGCTGCGCCGCTTCGACGGCCGACGCGACGTCGTCGTGCTCAAGCGTTGCGTGGACGTGGACGACCTCCTCGCGGCCGCCTCGGCCCGCCAGGCCGACGTCGCGGTCGTCGGGATCGACGCACCCGGGCTCGACGCCGCGGCCGTGGACCACCTGCGGCGCGACGGTGTCCAACCGGTCGCCGTCGTCCCGGCCGACGCCGTCGACGCCGGCCGTCTGCGGGCCTCGCGGATCGGGATCCCCGGGGTCGTCGACGAGGCGGCGCTCCACCTGCTGCCCGACGCCGTCCTCGCCGTCGTCGCGGCCCCCGACGCTCCGCCGACCATGCCGCGGCACGCCCCGTCCGGAAGGCCGGACGCCGCGGTCCCGGCCGACGACCTCGACCTCGACTCCGGCCTGGGCCCCGGAGAGCGGCGCCCGCGGGGCCGCACGATCGTGGTGTGGGGCCCCGCCGGTGCCCCCGGTCGTACGACGCTGGCCGCCGCCGTCGCCGCGGAGCTGGCCCGCCGGCGACGGCGGACGATCCTCGTCGACGCCGACCCGTACGGCGGGACGGTGGCCCAGCAGCTCGGCATCCTCGACGAGGTCTCGGGGCTGCTGTCCGCCGCGCGGCTGGCCACCGCCGGCACGCTCGCCGCGGGGTTCACCTCGGTGCAGCGCGGGCTCGACCAGCACCTCAGCGTCGTCACGGGCCTGCCGCGGGCCGACCGCTGGGCCGAGGTGCGGGCCGGCGCGCTGGAGCACCTGCTGGAGGTGGGGCGCGACCACGGCGACGTGGTGGTCGACACCGGCTTCAGCCTGGAGGAGGACGGCCTCGACCCCGGGCGGCCCGGCCGCAACCGGCTGACCCTGGAGGCGCTCGGTAGTGCCGACGAGCTGCTGGTCGTCGGCACCGCCGACCCGGTCGGCCTCTCCCGGCTGGCCCGGGCGCTGGTCGAGCTGACCGAGCTCACCGGCGGCGCGCCCGTGCGGGTGGTGGTCAACCGGATGCGCCCGAGCCTCGGCTGGTCCGAGCGGGACGTCTCCGGGATGGTCGCGGGCTTCGGCCGGATCGCGTCCCTGCACTTCGTCCCCGACGACCGGGCCGGGGTCGACCGCGCGGTCGTCGCCGGCCGGACGCTGGTGGAGTCGGGCGACTCGGCGGTGACCCGCGCGGTGGCCGCGGTCGTCGACGCGCTCCAACCGCCGCAGCCGCCCCAGCCCCCGCCGACCGACGCGCAGTCGGCGGGGAGCGGCGGCGCAGTGGGTCGGCCCGCCGGCAGCCGTGGGCTCAGGCGGCGAACAGCAGGTAGAGGCCGCCGACGGTGAAGGCGACCATCGCCACCAGCAGCGGCAGCTGACCGGTGAGCTGGTGCCGCTTGGGGAGCAGCTTGATCGCCCGGTCGTGGGCGGCGACGACCCCGACGACGTGGCCGAGCACCACCGCCAGCACCTTGGTGGAGGCCAGCAGCGTCGGGTGGTAGGAGAGCCAGTAGTTGACGCTCCAGTCGCCCGTGCCGAGCAGGTTCTGCCCCTCGCCGAGCGGGTCGCTGGCCTGGATGAGCGTCAGCTGCCCGACCTCGACGAAGTAGGTCAGGTAGTGGGCGACGATGTAGCCCACGATGATCGGCACCACCGAGTGCGCGAACTGGTTCGGCAGGCTCCACCGCGAGGTCCCCGAGCCCACCCCGGTGGCGGCGGTCCCGGCGGCGAAGATCAGCCCCACCCCGACGACGAACGCCAGCAGCGCGAGGTTGTTGAGCAGCGAGACCGAGACCTCGCTGGACTGGATGTAGCGCACCCACGGCGAGGACTCCTTGAAGGAGTCGAAGGCCGTCGAGCCGAACAGGACGGCCATCACCGCCACGAGACCCGGCCGCACGGTCACGGAGTCCAGGTTGGCCAGCGGGCTGCGGACGATCAGCCGGCCGTCGCGGCGCCCCCAGGGGGAGAGCTTGGCGACGAGGGAGGAGTAGACCTCGAAGGGGTCGGCGCGCTCGTAGAAGGTGTTGCCGAACAGCGCGCCGCCGAGCAGCATCACCGCGACGTACGCAGCGATCCACAGGCGCACCGGGCCGAGCTCGGTGGAGAAGCGGTAGACCAGCTCCATCCACACGAACGCGTACAGGCCGATCGCGGCCGGCCACACGCCGAGCCGCTCGGGGTAGCGGAAGACGCCCTCGTCGGGGTCGCTGCCGGAGATCTTGGCGAACGCCAGGTTGATCGTGCGGACCGGGCTGATCGCCTTCCACGCCGGGCCGAAGAACAGCGAGAGCGGCACGATGCCGACCCACAGCCAGACGTAGAACATCCCGAAGATGGGATTGGTCAGCAGGTCCTGGCCGAGCACGGCGGCATAGGCGCCCCACAGGAACACGGCCATGCCGAAGACCCGCAACGCGATCCGGAAGGCCGCGGAGTCCACGACCGCCTCGAGCCACGCCGGCGCCGGCCGGCCGGAGGTCGCTGCGTCGTACCTCGGGGAGCGCCACGCGACGGCGAGCACGGTGAAGGACACCGTCAGCGCGGCCACCGCGCCGGCGATCGCCAGCTCGGGGGAGAGCGGCAGGTCCTTGGCGCCGCCGATCCCGTGGGCGAGGTACCGCCCGTCGTTCACCGGACTTCGAGCTGGACGATCACCTGGTCGAGGTCGTGCGACTCGACCTCGACCACGCCCGGCTGGTCGAGCGTGATCGGGAGGGTGGTCGTGCCGGCGCCGTACTCCAGCATCTGCTCCGGGGTGGAGTGCACGTGGATCTCACCGGCGTCGTCGGCCTGCACGACGAGCTCGACCTCCTGGTCGACGTCCACCTTCACCCGCTCGCCGTTCGGCGTGACCATGCCGTCCTCGAAGGTGATCTCGATCGTCTTCGGGTCGCCGGAGGAGTCCGGCGCCGGCTCGTCCTCCCCGCAGGCGGTGGCGCCGGCGAGCGTGATGGCCAGGACCGCGGCCGTGGCCGCGAGTCGTCGGGGCGTCTGCATGCTGGTGACTTTCCTCATGGGGGTCGGGGCGGTGACGTCTGCCAGAATCGCACGTTGAACAAGAGAGGTGGGGTAGGGGTCCGAGGTGGAGGACCACACCGCGGACCCGAGCGCCCCACCCCCCGGCCGGACCACCTCCGGGCCCCCGACGAGGACGAGGATGTGAAAGCCGGATGAACGAGCGGCTGCGGCCCCGCGACCTCGCGATCCTGGCCGAGGAGACCCCTTCGGCGCCGGCGCACAACGCGACGGTCGAGATCTTCGAGTGCGCGGACTCCGGGTTCGACCACGACCGGCTGGTCGAGCTGATCCGCGACCGGATCTCGTTCGTCCCGCGCTACCGGCAGCGCCTCCAGCAGGTGCCGGGCCGGTTCGCGAACCCGATCTGGGTCGACGACGAGCACTTCGACCTCGCCTACCACGTACGCCGTTCGGCACTGCCGCGCCCGGGCACCCACGACCAGCTGCGCGAGCTGGTCGGCCGGATCGTCTCCCGGCCGCTCGACCGGACCCGTCCCCTGTGGGAGATGTACCTCGTCGAGGGCCTCGCGGGCGGGCGCGTCGCGCTGCTCTCCAAGGCCCACCAGGTCCTCGTCGACGGCGTCGAGACCGTCGACCTCGGGCAGCTCCTGCTCGACGTCAGCCCCGAGCCCAAGCTGCTCGGCGCCGACCCGTGGCAGCCCCGCCCGCGACCCTCGTCCGCGGCGCTCCTCGTCGAGGCCGCACGGGACTCGGTCACCCAGCCGCGCACGGTGCTCGACGCCGCCCGGGGCACCACCGGCGCGCTGCTGCGCACCGGGGAGAGCGCCGCCGGCACGGCCGGCCGGGTGCTCGGCGGGCTGGCCGGTCGCCGGCCCCAGCGGGCCGGGGCGCTGGGCGGGCCGCTGTCCCAGCAGCGGCGGGTGGTCACCGTGGAGACCAGGCTCGAGGACTACCGGCGGGTGCGCGACGTCCACGGCGGCACGATCAACGACGTCATCCTCGCCACCGTCACCGGCGGCCTCCGGGCCTGGCTGATGACCCGGGACGAGTCGCTGCGCGGCTTCCGCCGGGTGCGCGCCGTGGTGCCGGTCTCGGTCATCGACACCGAGCTCGAGGCCACCTCGCTCGGCAGCCAGATCGCCGCGCACTACGTCGACCTGCCCGTGGGGGAGGCCAGCCCGGTCGTCCGGCTGCACCAGGTCAGCTACTCCTTCCAGGCCCACAAGGAGACCGGCCGCGGGGTCGCCGCCAACCGGCTGGCCGGCATCGCGGGCTTCGCCCCGACGACCTTCCACGCCATCGGCTCGCGCCTCGCGGCCCGCGAGGTCCGGCGCGGCTACCAGGTGAGCGTCACCAACGTCCCAGGGCCGCAGTCGGCGCTGTACGCCGCCGGCGCGCGGATGGTCGCGAGCTACCCGGTGCACCCGCTGGTCCAGGGCCATCCGCTGGCCGTGGGCGTGACGTCGTACGACGGCGGGGTCTTCTACGGCATCACCGCCGACCGCGACCAGCTGCCCGACGCCGAGCTGCTCGGCACCTGCCTGACCGAGGCGCTCGACGAGCTCCTCGACACCGTCAACGGGGGCCGCAGCCGCGCCCCACGCGGACGCCGCGGCCAGGCCAAGCCCGCGCGCCCCGCCCGACCCCGAGGGAGCCGCCCGTGAGGGTCTACCTGCCCACGACCCTGCGCGGCCTGGCCGAGCTGCACGCGAGCGGCGAGCTGCCCGCCGGGACCGACCGGGTGCTCGCCCCCGACGACACCGAGGAGGGGGAGTACGCCGCGCTGCTGGGCGCCGCGGACGCCTCCGCGGCGCTGCTCGACGGGCCGGGCCGCCGGGTGGTGGTCGTGGCCGAGCTGGCCGACGGCGCCGACCCCGACGGGCCGGTCCCGCTGCGCCGCGTGGTGGCCGTGCACGCCGACATCGAGGACCGCCCGGCGGGCGCCGACCCCGACGAGGACCTGGCCTGGTTCGCGACCCAGGAGATCGAGTTCCTCATCTCCGGGTGACCTCGTACCGTGGCGTGCATGGACGCCATCACCACCC is a window encoding:
- a CDS encoding MarR family winged helix-turn-helix transcriptional regulator, with amino-acid sequence MPEPRSLLVPLRDLVESAVRMRHTIARAAGLGEHEMVALQHLGRRPIGPAELSRLLGVSTAAATGIADRLEAHGHVVRRAHDVDRRRTELHLTDAGRQEVLAHLAPMLTALRALDEEFDEEEKAVIERYLAGASAALQEVTREASPGTLPSPRRPPRRPTPR
- a CDS encoding MMPL family transporter; protein product: MSDHRPHPVTSLIIARRTAWLFAFLPLVAAVLGLVLLGEGERDRTPLDQLPRDLDSTLATELEQRLPDEGSSTAVVLWTADEGTIDRGALEELNTVAKDLGAVGAGPQGPVSVAEDGTAAIAVVPVASGSATDVSDEVADLRSELDDTVPDGLTAQATGPAAVQADLSAVFEGANFRLLAVTASVVALLLVITYRSPILWVIPLLVVGIADRFAAIAATQVLAAFDVAWDESTVGILSVLVFGAGTNYALLLISRYRDELRHVEDRYAAMTTALARTAEAVLASATTVVLGLLTLLLSVVPTTRGLGLACAVGVVVAAFFALVVLPALLVLFGRWIFWPKVPRTGQAALVDMDSFWHRVGDRVARRPAVFATGTIALLAALSIGLFGVSTGLDQDEQFLDEPEAISAANRLAESFPAGLTDPTRVVTTADPQEVARAVEGAEGVAQVQPGPEGDGVAQLNVVLEGEPGSEEAENGITAIRDAVDGLDDTYVGGTEASAIDAREGAARDRIVILPLILGLVLAALLILLRSIVAPLVLVATVLGTYAASMGAAWWLFTGPLGFSALDESVPLLAFLFLVALGVDYNIFLVTRAREESEGHGPRKGMLRALAATGGVITSAGILLAAVFAVLGVLPLVVLAQVGTVICIGVLLDTLLVRTVLVPAAALILGEKFWWPRKVGA
- a CDS encoding O-methyltransferase; its protein translation is MTTTPVSAASWSYAEEFVAEDEVLAAARARAQEVGVVAVGPGAGAALRFLASVLDARAVVEIGTGTGVSGLWLLRGMRGDGVLTTVDIETEHQRLARQSFTEAGIASQRARTISGAALDVLPRLTDGHYDLVFCDGDKREYAAYLEEALRLLRPGGVVAFDNALWHDRVADPARRDEETVSIRDLGRAVAEHPDLVSLLLPVGDGLLVAKKTWNPESD
- the sigE gene encoding RNA polymerase sigma factor SigE codes for the protein MDEQDAASGPGQTGTPGVPTWDEVVEQHSDRVYRLAYRLTGNRHDAEDLTQEVFVRVFRSLSGYTPGTFEGWLHRITTNLFLDQARRKQRIRFDALSDERADRLTSPSPAPEAAYADQRFDDDVERALATLPPDFRAAVVLCDVEGLSYEEIAEILGAKLGTVRSRIHRGRAMLRKALAHRAPADGRQRYSGPVGHDSLVPGGER
- a CDS encoding anti-sigma factor family protein; translation: MGHLGTKVSALLDGQLDPAETERAWAHVHTCHACRDLVEREGWVKTRLLGLSMGDCGGAPERLKGALRCGPDGPVGLPPGDVYLVLAAEREQHRGRRTAGLVAIGGGAVGAAVLGVIALGAAPADAPPADRRAPVTHIGSPAPPPSTGVPAPRRP
- a CDS encoding S1C family serine protease translates to MNDEQPGPDGTEETQPLGRPPVPSRPAPEPASAPGDSWVPPTAQPRPLQWDAPGTRPQPAPYGQPFGQQAGPAYGQPYPASGGGSHSTTPRGRVPVWLWPVVTALALVVGVMGGVFGGIVYDALEEESGSSLVGSGLGEDAVRTEAPLEAEEGSVAAVAQELLPSTVQISASFEGEANGATGSGFVLDTRGHVVTNNHVVADAAQEDGAIEIVDQDGNRYDAEVVGRSPVYDLAVLYAREVEGMKPAALGASTALQVGEGVVAIGSPLGLSSTVTAGIVSALKRPVTTGDSANDSSYINAVQTDAAINPGNSGGPLVNLRGQVVGVNSAIATTGGGMLGGGESGNIGVGFAIPIEQVRVTADQILRTGEASYPVIGAQVQTGQRDGTGAEIEEVIEDTPAAEAGLKAGDVIVAVDGERVTDGIALIVAIRTHQPGETIEFSVVRGGDERTVEVELGAETG
- a CDS encoding helix-turn-helix domain-containing protein; amino-acid sequence: MPGPPRFLTLADVAEVLNTSSAQVYALVRRGELPAIKIGGRGQWRVETSQLEDFIQRMYDETRTFVDEHPFVEAADAEPRGD
- a CDS encoding AAA family ATPase; translation: MNPVVVLVVGAGAAWESDALRRFDGRRDVVVLKRCVDVDDLLAAASARQADVAVVGIDAPGLDAAAVDHLRRDGVQPVAVVPADAVDAGRLRASRIGIPGVVDEAALHLLPDAVLAVVAAPDAPPTMPRHAPSGRPDAAVPADDLDLDSGLGPGERRPRGRTIVVWGPAGAPGRTTLAAAVAAELARRRRRTILVDADPYGGTVAQQLGILDEVSGLLSAARLATAGTLAAGFTSVQRGLDQHLSVVTGLPRADRWAEVRAGALEHLLEVGRDHGDVVVDTGFSLEEDGLDPGRPGRNRLTLEALGSADELLVVGTADPVGLSRLARALVELTELTGGAPVRVVVNRMRPSLGWSERDVSGMVAGFGRIASLHFVPDDRAGVDRAVVAGRTLVESGDSAVTRAVAAVVDALQPPQPPQPPPTDAQSAGSGGAVGRPAGSRGLRRRTAGRGRRR
- a CDS encoding WS/DGAT/MGAT family O-acyltransferase, with the translated sequence MNERLRPRDLAILAEETPSAPAHNATVEIFECADSGFDHDRLVELIRDRISFVPRYRQRLQQVPGRFANPIWVDDEHFDLAYHVRRSALPRPGTHDQLRELVGRIVSRPLDRTRPLWEMYLVEGLAGGRVALLSKAHQVLVDGVETVDLGQLLLDVSPEPKLLGADPWQPRPRPSSAALLVEAARDSVTQPRTVLDAARGTTGALLRTGESAAGTAGRVLGGLAGRRPQRAGALGGPLSQQRRVVTVETRLEDYRRVRDVHGGTINDVILATVTGGLRAWLMTRDESLRGFRRVRAVVPVSVIDTELEATSLGSQIAAHYVDLPVGEASPVVRLHQVSYSFQAHKETGRGVAANRLAGIAGFAPTTFHAIGSRLAAREVRRGYQVSVTNVPGPQSALYAAGARMVASYPVHPLVQGHPLAVGVTSYDGGVFYGITADRDQLPDAELLGTCLTEALDELLDTVNGGRSRAPRGRRGQAKPARPARPRGSRP